A segment of the Paracoccus alcaliphilus genome:
ATGCGGCCACATACACGTATCGACAAGCTGATCGGCGATCACGCCGCAGCCCTTTCCGAGCGTTTGCAGGCGCATCGAGAACAGCTTTTCCCACCTGACGCGAGGCGCGAACTGCGTAAATTCACCTCGGGAGAGGTGGCGGACCTGCTGGGCGTCAAGGACGCCTATCTGCGCAAGCTGGATCTGGACGGCAAAGGACCCTCACCCGAGACGCGGGCCGGTGGCCGCAGATATTACAGTCCCGCCGACATTCAGGCGCTGCGCGTCATGCTGGAAAAAGGTGCCAAGGCGCCCGGGACCTATCTGCCCGGACGGCGCGACGGCGACCATCTGCAAGTCATCACCGTCATCAACTTCAAGGGCGGATCGGGCAAGACCACGACGGCCGCGCATCTGGCGCAGAAGCTGGCGCTGGACGGCTATCGGGTACTGGCGATCGATCTTGACCCGCAAGCCAGCTTGTCGGCGCTGCATGGGGTGCAGCCAGAATTTGATCTGGTGGATGGCGGCACGCTGTATGATGCGATCCGCTATGAAGACCCTGTGCCGATCAAATCAGTGATTCAAAAGACTTATTTCACCAATCTGGACCTGATCCCCGGCAATCTGGACCTGATGGAATTCGAGCACGCAACACCCATGGCGTTGCGCGAACGGTCAGGCAGCTATTTCTTTACCCGGATCGGCGACGTTCTGATCGAAGTCGAAAGCGAATACGACATCGTCGTGATCGACTGCCCGCCGCAACTGGGGTTCCTGACCATGTCCGCCCTGTCCGCGGCAACCGCAATTCTGGTGACTGTTCATCCGCAGATGCTGGATGTCATGTCAATGTGTCAGTTCTTGCTGATGACATCGAACCTGCTGGGCGTTGTCGCCGATGCCGGGGGACGCATGGATTATGATTGGATGCGCTATCTCATCACCAGATACGAGCCGGGCGACGGGCCACAGAACCAGATGGTCAGCTTCATGCGCTCGATGTTCGGTGAGAATGTGCTGAACCATCCCGTATTGAAATCGACCGCAATTTCGGATGCCGGAATCACCAAACAGACCCTCTATGAGGTTGAAAAGGCTCAGTTCACGCGCTCGACCTATGAGCGCGCGATGGAAAGCCTGAACGCGGTGAACGGAGAGATCGAGGGCTTGATCCAGGCGGCCTGGGGCCGCGGCAAGGGGGCATGATGGCACGCAAGGATCTGTTGAAAAACCTGATGAATGCGCCCACGACGACGGAAGAACCGCGCCCCCTGCCCCGCTCGGATCGAGGTGCGATCGGTGCTGTTTCGAAGTCGATCAACGAGTTGAAAAGCCGCGCGATCATCGAGGTTCATCCCGACATGATCGACCGCGCCGGCATCAAGGACCGGCTGGACGAGGACGCAGCCGGGATCGAAGCCCTGAAGGAATCGATCCACGAATACGGCCAGCAGGTGCCGGTGCTGCTGCGCCATTCGCCCAATGACGAGGGCCGCTATGAGGTGGTCTTTGGCCGCCGTCGCGTTCAGGCCATGCGAGAGCTGAAGCTGCCGGTCAAGGCGATGATCCGCAGCCTGAACGACCGGGAACTGATCGTTGCCCAGGGGCAGGAGAACACCGCCCGCAAGGACCTGAGTTTCATCGAAAAGGCAAACTTTGCCGCCCAGATGGTCAAGGCCGGATTTGATCGCAAGGTGATTTGCGACGCCCTGAGCATCGACAAGACCGTGATCTCGCGCATGCTGACCGTGACCGATGCCATCCCCGAATCCGTTATCCGTGCAATCGGGGCGGCGCCCTCGGCCGGGCGGGACCGCTGGCTGGCGCTGGCGCTGAAGGTAGCCGACCAACCGCCCTCGGAACTGATCGCTGCCGCGCAAGGACCGGATTCCGACAGCCGTTTCGCCGCCGTGCTTTCGTCATTGACCGCGCCACGCCCCCGATCCGCGCCGCAGGTTCTGCGCGGCCACGGCGAAGCGCGTCTTGGACACATCACGCGAAGCCGGAATAAAACCGTGATCGAGATGACCGGAGAAGGACGCGCCTTTGCCGACTGGTTGGCCGATCACATTGACGAGTTTCACCGCAACTGGCTGGAAAATAAGCAGGAAAGCGGCCCGAACGACTGAACGCAACCAATAAGGAGGCACAATAAGGCAAAAGAAAAGCCCCCTAGGACAAGACATCCCGAAGGGCCGTTTCTCGATCTAGCACCTCGAAGATAACGGCAATCGTTGACAGCTGTCAACCGGCGTCTTTCCGGCGAGCGATTTTCTGTTGCCCTGTGACAAGAAACATGAGGCATATTTCTGCGACGCCTTTCGGGCGCCGTCCGGTTTCGGCTGGACTTCTGGCAAACAATACGCTGGCAACGGCCCCCGCCCTGCCCCACATGCTCGACAAATGGTCGATCCTGCGCGACCTGACCGAAGCACGCAAAGCATTCGGTGTTTCGGATCGTGATCTTGCCGTGCTCGCCGGGTTGATGTCATTTCACCCCACCAAAGAGCTGCGCGACAATGACCAGCTGATCGTTTTTCCGTCAAACGCCACCCTTTCTGGCCGGGTCCATGGAATGCCCGAAAGCACCCTGCGCCGCCACATCGCCGCACTGGTCCGCGCCGGCCTAGTTCTGCGTCATGACAGTCCGAACGGCAAGCGTTATGCCACCCGCAACAGCACTGGACAGATCGATCGCGCTTTCGGCTTTGATCTGCGGCCATTGCTTGTCCGCGCCGCCGAGATCACCGAGGCTGCCAAAGCTACCCGACAGCTTGCCCTACAGCTTCGCCGCCTGCGGGAAAGCGTCGTTCTGCGGCTGCGCGACGCATCCAAATTGCTTGCCTGGGCAAATGACGCCTCAGTACGCGCGACCGATACCCTGTCGCAGATGCTGTCTGACGCCCAACGTCAGATCCGGCGCAAACTGCCCCTTTCTGACCTGCAGAAACTCGCCATTGCTCTCGACGACCTGTTGGCGGAAGTCCCGGATACTGGCTCAAACAGTAGAAATGAGCGACAAAGCCAGCCAAAATGAGCGGCACTATCAGAGTTCAGACTCAGAATCTTATGAATCTGAAACATGCGAAGAGGAACAAAAAATTCCCCCCGCTGACACCAGTGAGCCCAGACTTCCGCTGGAGCTGGTGCTGAAAGCAGCACCGGACATTACCACCTACACCCGTCAGCCTATCCAGAGTTGGAGGGATCTCTTGAATGTCGCTACATTTGTCCACCCCATGCTTGGCATCAGTGTTGATGCATGGGTATCCGCACGGCGACATATGGGGAATGATACGGCTGCCGTGGCTCTGGCCTACATATTGCAGCGCGCTGAGATGATCCGTAGTCCAGGTGGTTATTTGCGGGCATTAACGGGAAAGGCTGCGAACGGAGTGTTCTCGGCGGGCCCGATGGTCATGGCCTTATTGTCAGCGGATCATATGCAGAGAGCCTGAATGTTGACAGCTGTCAACTGCGACTGTGTGACGGCGAGGGCAACGCGAGGTTCTCAAACCCATGCAATCTCGGATCTCATTGAGCGGTAAACGGTGCAAATAGGCTTATGTCCTGTGCCGTCCAGAACGGGAAGAAATGTCGTACCATCAGCCCACATCGCACGGCGTTGATCAGTTCATGTCGGCATAAGAAAAACGGAAAGCTAGGGTCAGGACCCATTGATTTCTGCGAGGCGGCGTGATTCACGGTTCGAAAAACGAGCGGTGAACATGTCTGATCTCTTCTGGTTGACCGACGCCCAGATGGCGCGTCTTGAGCCCTATTTTCCGAAGTCCCACGGCAAACCCCGCGTCGATGATCGGCGTGTCTTGAGCGGGATTATCTTCATCAATCGCAATGGGTTGCGTTGGCGCGATGCGCCTGCGGAATACGGCCCCCACAAGACGCTCTACAACCGATGGAAGCGGTGGAGCGACAAGGGCATCTTTGCGCAGATGATGGCTGGCCTGGCAGCCGATCACGGCGAGGAAAAGACGGTCATGATCGACGCGACTTATCTCAAAGTCCACCGAACCGCGACCAGCATGGCCGCGAAAAAGGGGGGCGTGGACGCCTGATTGGCCGAACGAAGGGCGGCATGAACACCAAGCTGCACGCCGTCTGTGACAGTCAGGGACGCCCACTCAATCTTTTCGTCACCGCCGGGCAGGTCAGCGACTACATCGGCGCACGGGCTTTGCTGGGTAGCTTGCCAAACGTGGAATGGCTGCTCGGGGACCGGGGCTATGACGCCGACTGGTTCAGAGACGCGTTGAAAGACAAAGGGATACGCGCCTGCATCCCCGGCCGAAAGCAGCGCAAGACGCCCGTGAAATACGACAAGCGACGCTACAAACGGCGCAATCGCATCGAGATCATGTTCGGCAGGCTCAAGGATTGGCGACGTGTGGCGACCCGATACGACAGATGCCCAAAGGTCTTCCTCTCCGCCATCGCACTCGCGGCGCTCGTCATTTATTGGCTATGAGTCCTGAGCCTAATTTGCATGGCGTCGAGCATTTCGGCCAGACTGGAGCGATTGGTGATTTCTATCGCCATTTCCCCATCGACCGACAGCGC
Coding sequences within it:
- the repC gene encoding replication initiation protein RepC gives rise to the protein MSDKASQNERHYQSSDSESYESETCEEEQKIPPADTSEPRLPLELVLKAAPDITTYTRQPIQSWRDLLNVATFVHPMLGISVDAWVSARRHMGNDTAAVALAYILQRAEMIRSPGGYLRALTGKAANGVFSAGPMVMALLSADHMQRA
- the repC gene encoding plasmid replication protein RepC, encoding MRHISATPFGRRPVSAGLLANNTLATAPALPHMLDKWSILRDLTEARKAFGVSDRDLAVLAGLMSFHPTKELRDNDQLIVFPSNATLSGRVHGMPESTLRRHIAALVRAGLVLRHDSPNGKRYATRNSTGQIDRAFGFDLRPLLVRAAEITEAAKATRQLALQLRRLRESVVLRLRDASKLLAWANDASVRATDTLSQMLSDAQRQIRRKLPLSDLQKLAIALDDLLAEVPDTGSNSRNERQSQPK
- the repB gene encoding plasmid partitioning protein RepB, whose protein sequence is MARKDLLKNLMNAPTTTEEPRPLPRSDRGAIGAVSKSINELKSRAIIEVHPDMIDRAGIKDRLDEDAAGIEALKESIHEYGQQVPVLLRHSPNDEGRYEVVFGRRRVQAMRELKLPVKAMIRSLNDRELIVAQGQENTARKDLSFIEKANFAAQMVKAGFDRKVICDALSIDKTVISRMLTVTDAIPESVIRAIGAAPSAGRDRWLALALKVADQPPSELIAAAQGPDSDSRFAAVLSSLTAPRPRSAPQVLRGHGEARLGHITRSRNKTVIEMTGEGRAFADWLADHIDEFHRNWLENKQESGPND
- a CDS encoding IS5 family transposase (programmed frameshift); translation: MSDLFWLTDAQMARLEPYFPKSHGKPRVDDRRVLSGIIFINRNGLRWRDAPAEYGPHKTLYNRWKRWSDKGIFAQMMAGLAADHGEEKTVMIDATYLKVHRTATSMAAKKGGRGRLIGRTKGGMNTKLHAVCDSQGRPLNLFVTAGQVSDYIGARALLGSLPNVEWLLGDRGYDADWFRDALKDKGIRACIPGRKQRKTPVKYDKRRYKRRNRIEIMFGRLKDWRRVATRYDRCPKVFLSAIALAALVIYWL